One Bacteroidota bacterium genomic window carries:
- the mtgA gene encoding monofunctional biosynthetic peptidoglycan transglycosylase, with protein MGNSINAKQVLRKTFWWTKNITILLFQIALLSATLYRVVPVPLTPLMVIRFEGIKHQWVPYEKINKNVVVAAMTAEDPNFNTHWGFELKAIKDAYENNTDDDGKPMRGGSTISQQTAKNVFLFPGKGITRYVRKGLEIPFTFLIEAMWTKRRIMEIYLNSIEMGTGVYGIEAAGNYYFRKSAATLSAKEAAAIVVCFPNPRERNPAVLKPKLQRKRDRTVRWMAGYQLPDNLK; from the coding sequence ATGGGCAACAGCATCAACGCAAAGCAGGTACTACGCAAAACCTTTTGGTGGACAAAAAACATTACCATCCTGCTTTTTCAAATAGCATTACTTTCAGCCACGCTGTACCGCGTTGTGCCCGTGCCACTAACCCCGCTGATGGTGATTAGGTTTGAAGGCATTAAACACCAATGGGTGCCTTACGAAAAAATAAATAAAAACGTTGTGGTGGCTGCCATGACTGCCGAAGACCCTAATTTTAATACCCACTGGGGGTTTGAACTGAAAGCGATTAAAGACGCCTACGAAAACAACACTGACGACGACGGCAAGCCCATGCGCGGCGGCAGCACCATTAGCCAGCAAACGGCAAAAAACGTATTTCTTTTCCCCGGTAAGGGCATTACCCGCTATGTGCGCAAGGGGCTTGAAATACCTTTTACGTTTTTGATTGAGGCAATGTGGACGAAACGCCGCATTATGGAAATTTATCTGAACAGTATTGAAATGGGTACGGGGGTATACGGCATTGAGGCGGCAGGAAATTATTATTTCCGCAAAAGTGCAGCAACACTATCGGCGAAGGAAGCTGCGGCTATTGTGGTATGTTTTCCCAACCCGCGCGAACGCAACCCTGCCGTGCTGAAACCCAAACTGCAACGCAAACGCGACCGCACCGTGCGCTGGATGGCAGGCTACCAACTGCCCGATAATTTGAAATGA
- a CDS encoding aldo/keto reductase codes for MKYRQLGNTGIYISEIGMGMWLNFKVGGDKDTMYGILNRALDNGINFFDTADMYYKGESEKVLGDWMAGKNRQEIVVATKVFGPMSNHWMAQGLSMRHIRNACEDSLQRLRTDYIDLYQCHRYDIDTPLEETCYVMHNLVERGYILHWGVSQWTAVQILNALRICERNGWRKPISNQPIYNMLNRSLEVDVMDVCHKEGLGLVCYSPLAQGLLTGKYTPDTVPDDSRMADENIGAFFPRKRMTDEFFDMQEQLKKVAQSLDCTMPALALAWALSKKPVTSLIIGASRPEQVDDNCAAIEVEISAETDAQIEEILQNAPVDQYSGVRVGWGIVKRGY; via the coding sequence ATGAAATACAGGCAGCTGGGCAATACAGGCATTTATATCTCTGAAATAGGCATGGGAATGTGGCTTAACTTTAAAGTGGGCGGCGATAAAGACACCATGTACGGCATACTGAACCGCGCGTTGGACAACGGTATCAACTTTTTTGATACGGCCGATATGTACTACAAAGGCGAGAGCGAAAAGGTGCTGGGCGATTGGATGGCGGGCAAAAACCGTCAGGAAATTGTGGTAGCTACCAAAGTGTTCGGGCCGATGAGCAATCATTGGATGGCTCAGGGACTTTCGATGCGGCACATTCGCAATGCTTGCGAAGACAGCCTGCAACGCCTGCGTACCGATTATATCGACTTGTACCAATGCCACCGATACGATATTGATACTCCGCTGGAGGAAACCTGCTATGTCATGCACAACCTTGTGGAGCGCGGGTATATTTTGCATTGGGGGGTAAGCCAGTGGACGGCAGTGCAAATTCTTAATGCGCTTAGAATATGCGAACGCAACGGTTGGCGCAAGCCCATCAGTAACCAACCTATTTACAATATGCTGAACCGTAGTCTTGAAGTAGATGTGATGGATGTTTGCCACAAAGAAGGCTTGGGTTTGGTATGTTACTCACCGTTGGCACAAGGCTTATTGACGGGTAAATACACTCCTGATACCGTGCCCGATGATTCACGGATGGCAGACGAGAATATCGGAGCGTTTTTCCCCCGCAAACGCATGACGGATGAGTTTTTTGATATGCAAGAGCAGCTTAAAAAAGTAGCGCAAAGCCTTGATTGCACCATGCCTGCATTGGCCTTGGCGTGGGCGCTCAGCAAAAAGCCTGTTACTTCGCTTATTATAGGTGCATCGCGCCCTGAACAAGTGGATGATAACTGCGCTGCCATAGAAGTTGAAATTTCGGCGGAAACGGATGCCCAAATTGAAGAAATATTGCAAAACGCTCCGGTAGACCAATACAGCGGTGTCCGCGTAGGTTGGGGTATTGTTAAAAGAGGGTATTAA
- a CDS encoding VOC family protein gives MENFVNWFEIPALDFDRAVKFYSTVLGVNITANEFMGAQMGFFPSDGTNVSGAIITGSNYSPANGGVLLYLNGGANLSVPLGKVEAAGGKIIVPKTQISDDMGYFAIFNDTEGNTMAFHSMS, from the coding sequence ATGGAAAATTTTGTAAACTGGTTCGAAATTCCTGCGCTAGATTTTGACAGGGCCGTTAAATTTTATTCAACTGTATTGGGAGTTAACATTACTGCTAACGAATTTATGGGCGCACAAATGGGCTTTTTCCCGTCTGATGGTACCAATGTATCGGGTGCTATTATCACCGGATCAAACTATTCACCTGCAAACGGCGGGGTATTACTTTATCTTAACGGTGGTGCTAACTTGAGCGTTCCATTGGGTAAGGTAGAAGCTGCGGGTGGTAAAATTATTGTGCCCAAAACTCAAATATCCGACGATATGGGATACTTTGCCATTTTTAATGACACTGAAGGCAATACGATGGCCTTTCACTCAATGAGTTAA
- a CDS encoding AraC family transcriptional regulator — translation MSYREITPIPALQPFIKFFWTLEIGTGELGVERVFPDGCIELIFHLKTPFSKVTEEGIFTQSKAFIVGQITKALYFLPSPQSQILALRFTPFGLAAFTNIPIDLFSGTEVAVDDIWGEDARIITERISTLTVDAAVEVLQQFLLSKYRHKHINTQIGKIAGNILTSASEKSVQYWADNANLSERQFNRNFKANVGVSPKEFIKIARFNKVLGILGNEIPANLGAFAQQCGYYDQAHFIKDFREYTGTTPGSFAQDNKTFIPF, via the coding sequence ATGAGTTACAGGGAAATTACACCGATACCTGCTTTGCAACCGTTTATAAAGTTTTTTTGGACGCTTGAAATTGGTACGGGAGAGCTTGGGGTAGAGCGTGTTTTTCCTGATGGCTGTATTGAGTTGATTTTTCACCTTAAAACCCCGTTTTCAAAAGTTACCGAAGAGGGCATTTTTACCCAGTCGAAGGCATTTATTGTAGGTCAAATTACCAAAGCCTTGTATTTTTTGCCTTCACCGCAATCGCAAATTCTGGCATTACGGTTCACCCCGTTTGGATTAGCAGCTTTTACCAATATACCTATCGACTTGTTTAGCGGCACTGAGGTTGCTGTGGATGATATTTGGGGCGAAGATGCCCGCATAATTACCGAACGGATAAGCACCCTTACGGTGGATGCCGCTGTTGAGGTATTACAGCAATTTTTACTGAGCAAGTACCGCCACAAGCACATCAATACACAAATAGGTAAAATTGCAGGAAATATACTGACAAGTGCGAGTGAAAAATCGGTGCAATATTGGGCCGATAATGCAAACCTGAGTGAGCGACAGTTTAACCGAAATTTTAAGGCCAACGTGGGTGTTTCACCCAAAGAGTTTATAAAGATTGCACGGTTTAATAAAGTATTGGGGATACTTGGCAATGAAATCCCTGCAAACTTGGGGGCTTTTGCCCAGCAGTGCGGTTATTACGACCAAGCGCATTTTATTAAAGATTTCAGAGAATATACAGGAACTACTCCGGGCAGCTTTGCGCAAGACAATAAAACATTTATACCCTTTTAA